Proteins encoded together in one Salmo trutta chromosome 3, fSalTru1.1, whole genome shotgun sequence window:
- the lpcat3 gene encoding lysophospholipid acyltransferase 5 isoform X2 produces the protein MAAPLMEKLSESLGSPEPAVRLILSVLVGYPCALLYRQFFFHQPPTVIHLYHAISGLSLAAFNFGTQLYHSALCVLVQFLMMRLMGRTITTVLASFIFQMSKLNEEQKRSALANVPSLLEVIGFSYFYGGFLVGPQFTLRSYQRLVKGELTDCPGQPPNSVIPAMKRFSLGLLCLVIYAIFSPHYPDSYYLTDEYDAQPFWYRCVFILLWAKVILYKYVSCWVIAEGVCILSGLGYNGLGQNGEHQWDACANMKVWTFETTPLFTGTIASFNINTNAWVARHVFKRLKFLGNKLLSQVTALAFLAIWHGTHSGYLLCFSMEFIIVNVERQAQALVRDSPLLTRLANSPLYPLIYLVQQFIHWLFMGYPLVPFCLFTYDKWLRVYSSIYFCGHIFFFTLYLGIPYLRKVLVPRKERSEKKED, from the exons ATGGCGGCTCCCTTGATGGAGAAATTGTCGGAATCTTTAGGTTCCCCAGAACCTGCGGTTCGACTGATTCTGTCCGTTTTAGTCG GGTACCCCTGTGCCCTGCTGTACCGGCAGTTCTTCTTCCACCAGCCACCCACTGTCATTCACTTATACCACGCCATCTCCGGACTGTCTCTGGCAGCTTTCAACTTTG GCACACAGCTCTATCACTCTGCATTATGCGTCCTTGTCCAGTTCCTGATGATGAGGCTTATGGGAAGGACGATAACAACCGTCCTGGCCAGCTTTATTTTTCAAATG tCCAAGTTGAATGAGGAGCAGAAGAGGTCGGCCCTGGCCAATGTTCCCTCTCTGCTGGAGGTTATCGGCTTCTCTTACTTCTACGGAGGCTTTCTGGTGGGACCCCAGTTCACGCTGCGCAGCTACCAGAGGCTAGTCAAAGGGGAGCTCACCGACTGCCCCGGACAGCCACCTAACAG tGTTATACCTGCTATGAAGCGGTTCTCCCTCGGCCTCCTCTGCCTGGTGATCTACGCAATATTTAGTCCGCACTACCCAGATAGCTATTACCTAACAGACGAGTACGAC GCGCAGCCGTTCTGGTACCGCTGTGTCTTCATCCTCCTTTGGGCCAAAGTCATCCTGTACAAATATGTTAGCTGCTGGGTCATAGCG GAGGGAGTCTGTATACTCTCTGGCCTTGGCTATAATGGGCTGGGTCAGAATGGCGAGCACCAATGGGACGCCTGCGCAAATATGAAGGTGTGGACGTTTGAGACCACACCCCTTTTTACAGGCACCATCGCCTCCTTCAACATAAACACCAACGCCTGGGTGGCCAG GCACGTGTTTAAGCGGTTGAAGTTCCTGGGTAATAAGCTCCTGTCTCAGGTGACCGCGCTAGCGTTCCTGGCCATCTGGCATGGCACGCACTCTGGATACCTCCTCTGCTTCTCCATGGAGTTCATCATCGTAAATGTGGAGAGACAG GCCCAAGCGCTGGTGAGGGACAGTCCCCTGCTGACCCGCCTGGCCAACAGTCCTCTCTACCCCCTCATCTACCTGGTCCAGCAGTTCATCCACTGGCTCTTCATGGGCTATCCTTTGGTGCCCTTCTGCCTCTTCACCTACGACAAGTGGCTCAGG GTGTATTCATCCATTTATTTCTGCGGCCACATATTCTTCTTCACATTGTATCTAGGCATCCCATATCTCCGCAAGGTGCTGGTACCTAGAAAAGAACGGAGCGAGAAAAAGGAGGACTAG
- the lpcat3 gene encoding lysophospholipid acyltransferase 5 isoform X1, with the protein MAAPLMEKLSESLGSPEPAVRLILSVLVGYPCALLYRQFFFHQPPTVIHLYHAISGLSLAAFNFGTQLYHSALCVLVQFLMMRLMGRTITTVLASFIFQMAYLLSGYYYTATEEYDIKWTMPQCVLALKLIGLSFDYYDGGQEPSKLNEEQKRSALANVPSLLEVIGFSYFYGGFLVGPQFTLRSYQRLVKGELTDCPGQPPNSVIPAMKRFSLGLLCLVIYAIFSPHYPDSYYLTDEYDAQPFWYRCVFILLWAKVILYKYVSCWVIAEGVCILSGLGYNGLGQNGEHQWDACANMKVWTFETTPLFTGTIASFNINTNAWVARHVFKRLKFLGNKLLSQVTALAFLAIWHGTHSGYLLCFSMEFIIVNVERQAQALVRDSPLLTRLANSPLYPLIYLVQQFIHWLFMGYPLVPFCLFTYDKWLRVYSSIYFCGHIFFFTLYLGIPYLRKVLVPRKERSEKKED; encoded by the exons ATGGCGGCTCCCTTGATGGAGAAATTGTCGGAATCTTTAGGTTCCCCAGAACCTGCGGTTCGACTGATTCTGTCCGTTTTAGTCG GGTACCCCTGTGCCCTGCTGTACCGGCAGTTCTTCTTCCACCAGCCACCCACTGTCATTCACTTATACCACGCCATCTCCGGACTGTCTCTGGCAGCTTTCAACTTTG GCACACAGCTCTATCACTCTGCATTATGCGTCCTTGTCCAGTTCCTGATGATGAGGCTTATGGGAAGGACGATAACAACCGTCCTGGCCAGCTTTATTTTTCAAATG GCATACCTGCTTTCAGGCTACTACTACACAGCTACAGAAGAATACGATATCAAATGGACCATGCCCCAATGTGTCCTTGCACTCAAACTTATCG GTTTGTCATTTGATTACTATGACGGTGGCCAGGAACCA tCCAAGTTGAATGAGGAGCAGAAGAGGTCGGCCCTGGCCAATGTTCCCTCTCTGCTGGAGGTTATCGGCTTCTCTTACTTCTACGGAGGCTTTCTGGTGGGACCCCAGTTCACGCTGCGCAGCTACCAGAGGCTAGTCAAAGGGGAGCTCACCGACTGCCCCGGACAGCCACCTAACAG tGTTATACCTGCTATGAAGCGGTTCTCCCTCGGCCTCCTCTGCCTGGTGATCTACGCAATATTTAGTCCGCACTACCCAGATAGCTATTACCTAACAGACGAGTACGAC GCGCAGCCGTTCTGGTACCGCTGTGTCTTCATCCTCCTTTGGGCCAAAGTCATCCTGTACAAATATGTTAGCTGCTGGGTCATAGCG GAGGGAGTCTGTATACTCTCTGGCCTTGGCTATAATGGGCTGGGTCAGAATGGCGAGCACCAATGGGACGCCTGCGCAAATATGAAGGTGTGGACGTTTGAGACCACACCCCTTTTTACAGGCACCATCGCCTCCTTCAACATAAACACCAACGCCTGGGTGGCCAG GCACGTGTTTAAGCGGTTGAAGTTCCTGGGTAATAAGCTCCTGTCTCAGGTGACCGCGCTAGCGTTCCTGGCCATCTGGCATGGCACGCACTCTGGATACCTCCTCTGCTTCTCCATGGAGTTCATCATCGTAAATGTGGAGAGACAG GCCCAAGCGCTGGTGAGGGACAGTCCCCTGCTGACCCGCCTGGCCAACAGTCCTCTCTACCCCCTCATCTACCTGGTCCAGCAGTTCATCCACTGGCTCTTCATGGGCTATCCTTTGGTGCCCTTCTGCCTCTTCACCTACGACAAGTGGCTCAGG GTGTATTCATCCATTTATTTCTGCGGCCACATATTCTTCTTCACATTGTATCTAGGCATCCCATATCTCCGCAAGGTGCTGGTACCTAGAAAAGAACGGAGCGAGAAAAAGGAGGACTAG